The Liolophura sinensis isolate JHLJ2023 chromosome 12, CUHK_Ljap_v2, whole genome shotgun sequence genome segment CGACATCAAGGTAAGCACAGTTGACATCAAGGTAAGCACAGTCTGCATCAAGGTAAGCACAGTCTGCATCAAGGTAAGCAGATTCTACATCAAGGTAGGCTGAGTCTACATTAAGGCTCATGAAAGTTATGTGAGAAAGCGTTAGGGACTTAAATGGTTTGATGCTCTGAGGACAGTTTTGTGGGGATTTGTGTCTCTAAATGCAGTCAGGGTTCTTAAAAAATCAGGTAAGCGCCACAGAAATGCCCTGtctggaaagctgaaatttacagaaatgCAAGGAATAGACTACCACTAACGGCGACTCAAAAGTAGGCATTTCCTTTGCTGTAACCGTAGGGGTAGAAATGTTTTTAACCATGCTGTTTGTTATGAAGTAAATCATGTGGTCTCCATGCTGTCTTATAGACATGACAGAATGTCTGCATAAGGCCCTAGTTATGGGGAGGGGGGCGGGAGGGGATTGTCAGGCACCTagcagaaaacaaaaccagatTATTTGATCAGTTTATACTCTGAGAGATCAATGAAATGATTAAGCTATCAACTCCCACATCTGTACCATTAAATTTTCTAAAGTATCTTACTTCTCAGTCTGCACCATTTTCAGTCAGTCAGCTGCTCCTGTTAATGAATCATGTTTCAGTCTACCTGTACCCCAATTTCACAGTCAGTCAGATGTTATTCTCTTCAGTCTCCATTCACATCTGTTTTATGCAAACCTCATTTTGTACTCTTCTCTCACTTCTACCTGAGTCAACAAAATCAGCCTCCTCAATTCTGTCACTCTTCTACTGTAGGTCATTGAGTGGTACGTGCTCATGGTAGGAGCTCAgtaacttttcatttgttttaagcCTTAGTCACTGTCAATCAATCTGTCACCCATTTCTGTTAACTCCTCCCACTGACAGGTTACCACGCCCCTCAGGATATCTTCCTGGAGCTGACAAAGGTCATGTCTGACCCACATATCCACACCATGCCCGCGGACCGACCCGTCAATGTCTGTATCGGCAAGGAGTGGTACCGCTACCCCAGCAGCTTCTTCTTACCTGCAAAACAGTGAGTCCAGTACGATATTCATGTCAAAGCTGTTTGTGTTGGGTAATACCATCTACCCACTGAAAAACCCATCTGCCCTATCGACCTaaagttttattattaaaatcCGGCCCCATTTGTGGAATTGGACTCagcattttaacatttgactttttttttttttatatttgtttcatgTGAAATGTAAGTCTGTATTAAGGAATCATGAATTTATCATGAAATCTGGTGTTTGGAGGGGAATTCTTTATTAAATAATTTCTGGAATCACTTTcacatataaatgttataaCTGTTATGCTTTAGAATGTACTCCAGacaaattgaagaaaaaaaaaaataatgaaacatgCCTACCAGAAATTCACAAACTTAATTTCTTACACCATGTGATGTTCGTGTATTTTACAGCGTATGCCATCAAcagtaaaacataataaataaaccaatataTAAATAGAGTCTCCTCTGTCAGAAGATTTCTGAACTTTTTCCATAAATAGCCCTCACTGCCCCTATCTTTGCCACTGCTGTAGCCAATGGCAATAAACACAGGTTATACACAGTCATCATTTAGTCAGATGCATATTGTAGAGACAGTATCTGACCAGAAGACCAAcacgtcgctgtgagttcaagtccaggtcatgctggcttcctctccggctgtatgtgggaaggtctgccagcaacctgcgaatggtcgtgggtttcaccgggttcttccggtttcctcccaccataatgctggccgccgtcgtataagtgaaatattcttgagtacgtcataaaacaccaatcaaataaataaataaatcagaagagCACCACATGATATTGGTCATTATAGCGGATCTTTCTGTATTACCCAATAGTACCCTAATTCCTGTTCGCTTATGAaaaaactacattagttggattgtCCAGTTTCAGAACTTCACagtataatttgatcagtctacacagaataataccttcagattATGCTAGAATAAACAACTTGTGAtacatgcgaaaagtttgaagaataaCAGTAGTTctgccatgatatggctgtaaTTCTGGCAATGCGGCATTAAGGCACGGTCATTAATGTATTCCTGATTGTTCCATAGTTAAGTTTCGATAGCAACACAACTGTTTTTTGTTGGAACGGACTGTTTCAGTTGGCACTTGCGCTTCATTCAGTCAGAGTTCAAGGGTCAGCTGCCAAAACCATACGGAGAAGAACCTGATGCGACTTCAAGGATACCAGAAAACATGAACGATATGAACCTGGAGGAACCCTCCAGATATGTAAGTATGTGTACTGGATGTAATAAAGAACCCTCCAGATATGTAAGTACTTGTACTGGATGTCATAAAGAACCCTCTGAATATGTAAGTGCATGTACTGGATGTCATAAAGAACCCTCTGaatatgtaagtacatgtactggatgtcataaagaaccctctgaatatgtaagtacatgtactggatgtcataaagaaccctctgaatatgtaagtacatgtactggatgTCATAAAGAACTCTCTGAATATGTAAGCACTGGAACCATCATGTATAGAAATATAAAGAATCCTCCAGATATGTGAGTACTGTAAGCATTCATCTATTATTAGTGATGTTAGAGCCCTTCAGATGTGTGAGTACTGCAAGCATTCATCTATTATTAGTGATATATGTAGGGGAGCACTAAAACCATATGTCTTGTATGTGAGACAAGCAGGAAAGTTTTAGACACAATTCATTGACATCAGCAATGCAGTGTTTGTTGTCACTTTATACATGAACTTTTCAGATATAGGAGAATTGAGATGTGTGATATCAGTATCACATTATTCTGAGTGAAGTCAGTCTGCAACATGCAACAAGTTTGTCaatgacttgccaaaggccgtTGGTTTATTCTGAACACTCTGATTGTCTTCAGccatgacagttacatgtaccagcatcatatacatgtgtatgtgaaataaggggcctctgtggcagaCGGGGTTAGCACGACAGTACGACACAATGACCTCTCTTCCTCTCTCAagtctctggccgtacgtgggaaggcctgcccgCAActttcggatggtcgtgggttttccttgggctctgcccagtttcctttaaccataatgctggctgccgttgtataagtgaaatatttttgaggacaGGGTAAAACCCCAATCGAATAACATGAGATACCAATCAGTCAGCCAGTTAATCTGCCAGTCAACATATAACTCTTCTGAACTCTTCAGACTGTTGCAAATAATTTCAGACAAACATCAGCAAATGTCATTACCTGGTGGATTTAGACCTGCCGGAAGAGTCGGTGCTTCAGCCTCGCTTCTCACAGGAGAAAGACAAATGGAAGATCCTCGCGTCTTATCCATTCCTGGACAACAGCAGGTAAGATCTGGTGTCAGGAAAATCCACTCAGGCATGTCAGGACAGTTCCGTAGGACCTGGTACTGACTGCCGGAATCAAAAAAAACGGTCGTACACTTGAGTCAGATATAGCCTGAACTTGTGGTATTATTCATGAGCTTAAGTCCATACGTTcatgcaaatttttaattttgtgataaatgtcaTTCACCACACgaagtattaaaataaacatttctaaGGTAccgtaaatcttcaaccttttcaaccacgaAAGCACTTCTTTCATTGGAGTTTAagcatacagttattatcaaaatggtgctaaaataatttgtttgtgtcactagagatacaagctttataaaacagtgcaaattaGGTTGTCTACACCCCATTAACTCTCATtcacagaatgtttcaaaatattggttatgAAGACAGACTAAAGGTTGTAAGTCTCAGTTTTAGTGCAGTGAACTGTTTTGAAATGAAGATAAAGTCTGCCGTAAGTCCCAAAGGGCTTTGCGATCCTGGTGCCAGTACCTCTCAAAAAGTCATGACAATAGCATCCTCCATAACCTAGAGTTGCAACTTGTGCAAAGTAAAGTCTTCAAAGAAATCGTAAAGATTTCACCAGTCCtttacaaagggaagcaaaccTTGTAACTAATgaaacagcagtgccctctacctaCTTGAAAAACAATATCAGttacatactccttacagcgcatacATCACTCTCCAGCCTTTCTCTttgcatcactgccaccatcAGCGAGGTCACtgggtcacagtgatgaggcaggaagcgATGTCGAAAAACACAATCAATCCGTCTGAACCTTTGTGTCTGATAATAATTATTACCCATgcattctgtttatgtaaactatgtacaacatgattctaaccaacacctaaaGCAGtattattgatgaatgctgattaaatagtccCGCAAAAGGACaccagtgatgaggctaagtcTAAGCAAGCCTACGTGCACCCCACAGACTCCAAGggtcaaacttgtctagtgATGGCGGTGATGTGAAGCAAAAGGTAGAGAACAACACATGCTATTAGGAGTATGTATCAGTTGTTTCAGTAACAATTCAAGTGATCATAGCTGGCATTGTTATTCTAGTAGGTAGACAGCACTGTTCTTTCATCCGTCAcaagatttgcctccctttACAAAGGGCTTGGGAGCCCATTTTCACTGAGTAAACTCCTTTTTTATCTTCACTTAAAAAGAAAGAACACAACCTATTCTTCAAATGAAGGAGCTATACAAactgtagattttttttttgtttagatttttaaagtttttgtaagagaaaaaaaagcggttataaacattgtcattttctaCCACATCCACAGAGTCTAGGCACCTTATAAGTTCTGTCATGTTTTAGGCTTATCTAACGAAAAGCCACCTTTCCTCCTGTTGATAATtcattgtgacatcactggGCTTAagggtttactcccaccataggATTAACGTGTATTTCCAGGCTCAGCTAAATATGTATGCATATCATTATAATTAGGGATTTTAAGGTCATGTAGTTGAGGGTCACGTCATGCCTACATGTGTGGCTGTAGACTGCCAAAATGGGTCTGGAATGCCATACCCTGAAGAGCCACTGGGCAAAGCTAAGCATGATGATGTATGTAATCTGTTTAAATGGCAGCCTAAAGAAGACTTCTAAGCTTGACTGTTTTGCATGTTTAACtgttaaatactcaaataacaagcaCTGCTGGCAGAAAAgtgagatattttatttagcCTTAAGTATAGGTCATTTGTTTTAAGGTATAGGtagtataaatgtgttattttctttaaaGTCTGAGATGTGCATCACAGCCAGCTGGCAAGTGGGATCTCATCATTTATCTGTCTGATACTCTGCTACCTGATGAATTATAGTGCCGTTCAGAACACCCCAGCTGATTATCCCTGCACGAATGAAGCAGATGGAACCAATCAAACTCTGAGGTTTGACTGTGAGTCTaagacaggaggtttgtcatgtatcttGGAAAGGACTGCAGTTTACCCTGAGcaacctggtttcctctcccaaAATCTGACTCattataagagaaaaattctaaagtatGGATTTGACTTCgatgaaataatcaaataaaccatTGAGAATCTAAACCTTGGCAATTTCACCAAATCtgttcacctgaactttcaaacaaatttgTACCTGTggccttctttttttttccttttgcaGGTCTAACAGATTTTTTAGGGCTTTCTTCATTCCGTTTGTTTCTGCCAAATACTGCTCGTATGTGGACTACAACCTGCTGAGGACCAAGCGCACAAAGAGAGCCAGTAAAGCCAACAGTGCCCAGAAATCGCGCAGCACTGCCAGGTAGCCATCTGCAGCGGAAATTCTCTCTGAGAATAGTCGACTTGAAAATTCACCCCAAAAAGGTGCAGTTTTAGGGGCAATTGGAGCTTGAAAACTGCGGGGCTGCATCTGTGTCATGTTTTTCAAGGATTGTCGGCTGTGCCATCATAAGTTTTGTAAGAGAAGCATAAGAGGTTGTAGCAAATTGTACCTTTGGGTGAAGGGATGGGGGTGTGCATTATGTCTGGAAGATCTCTTTGTTTTGTGGTATAAATTTGAGAACAAACATGGTAACTATGTTCAGGtgcatttttgagacaaaaGCTTGTGGGGAAACTGTACTATAAATGTAAATGGGCAGACATGGGCAAAGATAAAGACTTTGGGACAACTGTGTTCAAGGTGTATGAAATGggagacattttaaaataaaggcTAAGGGAGTTAAAAAGGAAAATTTACTCATTTTGGTGCAAAATTGAGAGAAAAGCTTTCATGGCCATGGAGTAGTATTCAGATCTGAAGCTTATGGGCTGTTTTTATGCTTTAAATCTAGATGAagtggttcaaatccagcagaTGGTGGTTGTGCTAGTGTATAAATGTTCATTCGCTGCGACTAAGCAGCTTTGTAAGTTCGTTATTCTGTCTGTCGGTTAGCTGGTAAAGTATGTGACACCCTGTGTTTGAAACTGGGCCTATATTTCAACATGGATCATTTTCTAACAAGGGTCCTGCGTGCAAAATGACATGAAATCACAGATACCTGGAATGTCACAGCTGTCGCGATTGTATGCttgtttatgtattgatttatttattaatttgatgtcGTTTAACactattttcaagaattttttactgatACGATGACGGTCAGTACATTATAGTTAGGCGATAGGGGGAATGGAGtgctgacctttgacctttacCGGCGAACTCTCCCACATGTAACGTAGGGCCTACGTTTGTATTGGGGGAAGGCAAGTTGTCTCTAATGAACTTCAGGAAGATCATACAGTAAAGCACCGTCGACCACTTATTGCCACAAAGACCACGCAATAGAGCACCGTCGACCTCTTATTGCCACGAAGACCACACAATAGAGCACCCTCTACCACCaaaagtccattacctagaagtgaGGAACTTCCCTATAGCTGGTCTCCAcggcacattacacatgttacgtcatctgtagaagaCCACAAGAACAGTGAAAGCTCAGCAGGGAAAGCTGGATGTTGGAATTTCTCTCGGGTGTAGAGTTAGATTTCATTCTCCTTACAGTGCATTTGACTCTCTCAACGCTCGCTCTACTTTTCCGcaaccactagacaagcttgatctTTGGAGCTTGTACCACGTACATATTAACTTGCATAGCTTTGGCTTCGCCACTACTGGCCTTACGcaaaactatttaatcagcattcattgataaaattatttcatcCGTTGATTAGAATCATGTGTGGGCCTCCgttgccgaggtggttagccaggcacaatgacccaggggcccctcaccagtgcggtcgttTTAAGTTTgttcagctcatgatggcttcatCTACggcgtgagaaggtcttccagcaaccagcagagggtcgtgggtttttcccgggctctgccgagtttcctcccaacacagtgctggccgccgccgtataagtgaaatacacttgagtacggcgtaaaacaccaatcagacaaaggaaataaataagtgaataaaacaGAATCATTTGCATTCTTTAGATAGAGAGAATGCATATGTAGAAAGTATCATTAGAAACAAAGGCTTTTGCCTTCTCTACCTCATCACGGTGACCTCGGTGACGTTCAAGATTTCCATAACGGTACAAAATTTGCTAACTTGCTAACGGTGGAAAATGTAGTGACCACCGTAAGGTGTATGGTTAGATGTGTGTACTGTCCCTCCCctctctctcccccccccccccccaaataagACATAGGaataatataacatataataaagGTTAAATTAGCGCCAGGTAAACAACAGACAATTTCAAAGCTTTTGCCAAAAAGTTGTTAGATGAAATGTGGTTTGTAGCAGTCAGATACATCATTATTCAATGTATTTCTCCTAATGTTTAGTATATCAAAAATTCGCTTTCAAAAGCACACAAAGGCCATGAAATGATACGTTCGATTACTACGTTTAAGTTTttctaataagaaattaatcaaatttttaCAAGAAATTCTAAAGTGGCAAAAAATGGTGGAAGAATCGGCCGGAAACAGGCGAAATGTGTATATTGAAGAATGCTAatcttaaggtgaaatacagtacttcagATTTGCGCagtattaatatatattattcTGTGAGTCGAAAACCAACGTGCTCAAGAAGAAATGCAACATTGCTGTGAGTTTACGTGTGGATTGTATATAAAGCAAAGTTTATATTGAAACAGAAATACAAGGGTGTTGTCGTGAAGAGAACTAAATGTAGAGTTCTTTGCAAAGACCGGACGCATAAAGCCCCTTGCGCAGTGTTAGCAACCGGTATTAGGTTAGGAATGAAGATATAAGAAACGGGGTCTATTCCACTTTACGCCAAATTTGACCTTTATATTGAAAACACCATTGTGCAGTATTACAAGATGTAAAAATGAATGACAGTTCACTTATTGCAATAGGGTACTCTGTTCGTGCGGCAATGCTTGTGAgatttatttttacaatgttcattatcACACTTAACTACTTCCTATCATAGATTTTGAAATGAAACTTAGCCTGTATTAGAGGCCTCTATGAACCCGATATGGTAAGCATGCAGGCGTGGCGCATGACCCaagagccttccaccaatgcgaccactgtgagttcaagttcaggtcatgctggcttcctctcctgtcgtacgtgggaagttctgcccccaatctgcggatggtcgtgggtttcccccaggctctgccctgcttcttcccactataatgctggcctccgtcgtataagtgaaatattcttgagtacggcatgaaacgccaatcaaataaataaataatgttgtgCATGTAGACTTTGGAACCATATTCTAGAATTATACCTGCTCAATATACAACATGTATAGTCGACTGCGCAGGTCAAGATGTGAATAAATATGCAGAAGTATTTGTCAGGCATTGTAAAGAAAATAGTATGTGGTCATATAATTAAAGTCGTACCGctacaaaatattgaaaataaactACAGGTACACTTTATAGTTTACTTGTGTCCTTTTCTTGTGTTGAAATGCTGGATGTCAATGAAAAGCCACCTTTGTAGATTTCCCAAAGCTTTAGGTTAGAAGTCTCTGGTCACGATTCCACCATATATGGATTTCTTACTCCTCACTGAAGAATGGTCTGCAATAAATTTCATTGACATGAAATGGGAATTCCCGTATGATGCATTTGGGTGTGAAATTTACCTAAAGCCAAAATACTCTTTTCAGCGGGCTCTGCAGTATATCCGATAGACTCATGATCACTGTCAGTTTtcgttttcaacaaaattatttcGCACTATATGATTATGAACTGCATCCCCACATTTGGAATTCGATCTGCTGGGGATGTAATAGATTTTGACACGAACTGTGTGAACTGAAATCTCTATATCCCTACgaggctatttttttttacccgaaAGAAGAGGGAATGCAAACTTACTACTTTATGAGCTGACAAAGGACCCTTGGCCAAAGTTTTCGCGTgttcgaagaaaaaaaaaacgttcttttttcagataaatgttctggatttacagtaaaatttgctAAAATGATACAATTATCGAGTTTCATCCCGTGAACAGTGTCTTGTCTCATCACTGAATCCAGCATCCAGAACTTTGTGTGCAGGCTTTACCGTAAAGTTATGTTTGTACATTGCCAATTTCCCTTAATGCTACGTCCTTATTCCTCAGACCATAATGATAAACGGAAACGCTGTCATatgcatgtgtttatatatttgattagtgttttatgccttacctTTCaaacgacggtggccagcattatcgtggaaggaaacagggcaaatcccgcaggaaacccacggccaagcgcaggttgctgagagaccttcccacgcacggccggagtaACCGAGCAACATATTCGTGATGTGGACTCTGATCAAGGTATTACCAATGACGAATTCACCTCATCCCGGAACTATAAATGGTCAGTGTAATGGGGACCTGTCAGGACTTTGACGCAATTTTGTTGACGTCCACTTCCTCCTTGTCaccatgatgacgtcacattgtaaacAGTACGACGATACAGTAGAAATTGATATATTGTAACATTGTGGACGTTGCGCCGCTATCCACTTCTGACTTAACAATGAATCAAGGTCCTGCTTTACACTAGCGCCATTTCACGGGATTAGAACATATGCCGTCATTACTGTCTTATTCTTTATTAGCCGCGGCTAAGCATCTCTACAGGTCGATCTTgtttgtctatctgtctgtcgaTGGGCTGGTTGGTCAAAAAAGTAGGTCGTATAACCTGGACCTCCTATGTTTTAACATGGATCGTTCATTTGACAAAGATCCTGCGTACAAGACGACACGACATCTCGGACTAGCgctttttttctttacatatgTAATTGATTGTTAATTGCTTAAAGCTATCCTCAATACCCTAAGACTATATGGGTCTCTcggactttattcccgccatttACGAGAtctgtcattttacatgtatttacgtatAGTGAATAAACATTCAGTTCAATACCAGCATTTACGATATTCCTTGTCCATAGCCAGGATTGCACACGCACTTCTGTGGCCAAATAAGTATAGGCCTAAGGTACCAGCGAGCCACATCCGGCTGCTGTCCTTTTCGTTCCTTCTTTCTTTAATTGAATGGTGTTtcattcaagaatgtttcgcttatacACTTCTTCACGCCGAGcagcgttatggtaggaggaaaccagccacAGCCCTGGGGAATCTCTGACTATGTATTCACAAGATGCTGGCAAACATTTCCAtgcacgtacgaccggaaaggaagctacatgtagcataaactggacttgaatttacCGCGATCGCGGTGGTGAAAGGAAGACTCCCGTGTAATTGAGTTGTGCTGGTCCCCTTTTCTTTATTGAGAAGGTAAAACATATAcatcttctatttatttatttattcatttgattgctattttacgccatactcaagaatctttcacttatatgatggccagcattatggtagggggaaaCCGGACCGAGCctggaaaaaacatatgaccatccgcaggttgttggaaacCTTCCGCgtgtggccggagaggaaggcagcgtGAGGTGGGTTTAAACTTCTAAATGACGCCCGACAACTGTACAAACTATTTAGATGGGACTTTTCATATCCTCTATCGGATGTAATATTTTCTGGGTGGTGGTTCTAAGTTATGTTGTttcttataattaaaataaactttctTAATCAACTGTCCATTCTTCATCTTAACTGCAACATTCGTTTCTTTAACGTTTTTTCCTACTCTATTATAACCTATTGGTATGTCCGGGTGCAACTCTTCCCAGCGACTCTGGCCATATTGTCTCTTTCCCACCAAGTCTAGAAGTTGTAGCTCTGGTAGAAGCATCACGTGACACACAACTGCAGAGACATTTGTCTCTGGGTTCCACTTGGAGGATGGAATGTAGAATTGGTCTTGCCACTGTCGCCTGTTGTCCAAGCAAAAACTCTTTACGGACCTcaagatatttttgtaaaagtCCAACTCGTTTTGGAAATCGACGCCTTGCTGGACGATCTCACGGATGAGTTCGTTTTGGAAATGTTCGTAGAATCGGTATTCGGCCAGGGCTACGGCTTTGTGCTTCGTCCTCTGCGGATGACTCCGCGCCCTACGCGGGTTGGAACGGTTAGTGTTTTTACGGATATACAAAATGTCCGTCAATTTCCAGCAGAGTTTTCGCTTCAGGAGAAGCAGAGACTCATCAAGTCTCTCGAGAACGATGATGAAGTCGAATTCCCTCTGTATTTTAGAGATAAACTCTTTAATGGCGGTCGGGTTCGTCCTGTCGCGATCATCGAGCCCGTAATAATACGTCTGTGGATTTGGACGAATGTTTTTACCGAGAGCGTATGTATACGGATCGTCCAAGTATTCGGTCAGTTTGTCGTCTGTGGGTACGTCGTGGAAGTGATAATAATACAGGTAACTCTCCAGCTGCGGCAGAGGTTCTCGAACGATACCGATGAATACGGCATCG includes the following:
- the LOC135479133 gene encoding galactosylceramide sulfotransferase-like isoform X1 encodes the protein MRLGFDHCSERFAWRVVLAVAGATILLFGYIQHRYTGSQTTDSNQNPDYISILEKDGRFTGNTEECREKTHFAFLKVPKAGSSTIQNILFRFGTLRWLTFVLPKYANYIGRSRVINDAAILPPPQGKKYEILCNHVMYDHSEFARILPSDAVFIGIVREPLPQLESYLYYYHFHDVPTDDKLTEYLDDPYTYALGKNIRPNPQTYYYGLDDRDRTNPTAIKEFISKIQREFDFIIVLERLDESLLLLKRKLCWKLTDILYIRKNTNRSNPRRARSHPQRTKHKAVALAEYRFYEHFQNELIREIVQQGVDFQNELDFYKNILRSVKSFCLDNRRQWQDQFYIPSSKWNPETNVSAVVCHVMLLPELQLLDLVGKRQYGQSRWEELHPDIPIGYNRVGKNVKETNVAVKMKNGQLIKKVYFNYKKQHNLEPPPRKYYIR
- the LOC135479133 gene encoding galactosylceramide sulfotransferase-like isoform X2 yields the protein MRFAWRVVLAVAGATILLFGYIQHRYTGSQTTDSNQNPDYISILEKDGRFTGNTEECREKTHFAFLKVPKAGSSTIQNILFRFGTLRWLTFVLPKYANYIGRSRVINDAAILPPPQGKKYEILCNHVMYDHSEFARILPSDAVFIGIVREPLPQLESYLYYYHFHDVPTDDKLTEYLDDPYTYALGKNIRPNPQTYYYGLDDRDRTNPTAIKEFISKIQREFDFIIVLERLDESLLLLKRKLCWKLTDILYIRKNTNRSNPRRARSHPQRTKHKAVALAEYRFYEHFQNELIREIVQQGVDFQNELDFYKNILRSVKSFCLDNRRQWQDQFYIPSSKWNPETNVSAVVCHVMLLPELQLLDLVGKRQYGQSRWEELHPDIPIGYNRVGKNVKETNVAVKMKNGQLIKKVYFNYKKQHNLEPPPRKYYIR